The proteins below come from a single Serpentinimonas raichei genomic window:
- the cgtA gene encoding Obg family GTPase CgtA yields MKFVDETTIEVAAGDGGSGCASFRHEKYKEFGGPDGGDGGRGGHVYALADENLNTLVDFRYTRKFEAQRGEHGKGSDMFGHKGEDIVLKMPVGTLVRDADSGALLHELLQPGQLVLLAKGGDGGFGNLRFKSAINRAPRQKTPGYPGQRFNLQLELKLLADVGLLGMPNAGKSTFITAVSNARPKIADYPFTTLHPNLGVVRVGPEKSFVIADLPGLIEGAAEGAGLGHLFLRHLQRTRLLLHIVDLAPFDEAVDPVLQARAIAKELKKYDPALHAKPRWLVLNKLDMVPAEQRAQRVRDFVRRYRHKGPVFEISALTREGCERLVQQIFQHVAASQQAERPPVEVDPRFEPQANP; encoded by the coding sequence ATGAAGTTTGTTGACGAAACCACGATCGAGGTTGCAGCGGGCGATGGCGGCAGCGGTTGCGCCTCTTTCAGGCACGAAAAATACAAGGAATTCGGCGGCCCCGACGGCGGCGATGGTGGCCGTGGCGGCCATGTCTATGCGCTGGCCGACGAAAACCTCAACACGCTGGTGGATTTTCGCTACACGCGCAAGTTCGAAGCCCAGCGCGGCGAGCACGGCAAGGGCTCCGACATGTTTGGCCACAAGGGTGAAGACATCGTGCTCAAGATGCCGGTCGGCACCTTGGTGCGCGACGCCGACAGCGGGGCCTTGCTGCACGAGTTGTTGCAGCCCGGGCAACTGGTGCTGCTGGCCAAGGGCGGCGATGGCGGCTTTGGCAACCTGCGCTTCAAGAGCGCGATCAACCGCGCCCCACGCCAAAAAACCCCCGGCTACCCGGGCCAGCGCTTCAACCTGCAACTGGAGCTCAAGCTGCTGGCCGACGTCGGCTTGCTGGGCATGCCCAACGCCGGCAAATCGACCTTCATCACCGCCGTTTCCAATGCCCGGCCCAAGATCGCCGATTACCCCTTCACCACCTTGCACCCCAACCTCGGCGTGGTGCGGGTGGGGCCGGAAAAGAGCTTTGTGATCGCCGACCTGCCGGGCCTGATCGAAGGGGCGGCCGAAGGCGCCGGGCTGGGACACCTGTTTTTGCGCCACTTGCAGCGCACCCGGTTGCTGCTGCACATCGTCGATCTGGCCCCCTTCGACGAGGCGGTAGACCCGGTGCTGCAGGCGCGCGCCATCGCTAAAGAGCTCAAAAAATACGATCCGGCCTTGCACGCCAAGCCGCGCTGGCTGGTGCTCAACAAGCTCGACATGGTGCCGGCCGAGCAGCGTGCGCAGCGGGTGCGCGATTTTGTGCGCCGCTACCGCCACAAGGGGCCGGTGTTCGAGATTTCGGCGCTTACGCGCGAGGGCTGTGAGCGCTTGGTGCAGCAAATTTTCCAGCATGTTGCGGCCAGCCAGCAGGCCGAACGCCCGCCGGTCGAGGTCGATCCGCGTTTCGAGCCCCAGGCAAACCCTTAA
- a CDS encoding Nif3-like dinuclear metal center hexameric protein codes for MPTSIAASPASPPASPAVETRVLLRHLDATLQPERFKDYGPNGLQVEGRARVRHLVSGVTASRELIERAIEAGADAILVHHGLFWRGQSACVTGWMKQRLALLLAHDVNLLAYHLPLDAHPSLGNNAQLAQRLGFTPLADGWGRFGEQDLGFVGHTDCPDARTLAMHVQQRLGRAVTLIDAPERPLRRIGWCSGGAQDYFEAAIAAGVDAFITGELSEPQTHLARECGVAYLACGHHATERYGAPALGAAVAAELGLTHQFIDVDSPA; via the coding sequence ATGCCAACTTCTATTGCCGCATCCCCTGCATCCCCCCCCGCTTCGCCAGCGGTCGAAACCCGCGTGCTGCTGCGCCACCTCGATGCCACGCTGCAACCCGAGCGCTTCAAAGACTACGGCCCCAACGGCCTCCAGGTCGAGGGTCGGGCGCGGGTGCGGCATCTGGTCAGCGGTGTCACCGCCAGCCGCGAGTTGATCGAGCGCGCCATCGAGGCCGGGGCCGATGCCATTTTGGTGCATCACGGCCTGTTCTGGCGCGGCCAGAGCGCCTGCGTCACCGGCTGGATGAAGCAGCGCCTGGCGCTGTTGCTGGCGCACGACGTGAATCTGCTGGCCTACCACCTGCCGCTCGATGCCCACCCCAGCCTAGGCAACAACGCCCAATTGGCGCAGCGCTTGGGCTTTACCCCATTGGCCGATGGCTGGGGCCGTTTTGGCGAGCAAGATTTGGGTTTCGTGGGCCACACCGATTGCCCCGACGCCCGCACGCTGGCGATGCATGTGCAACAGCGCTTGGGGCGTGCGGTGACGCTCATCGACGCCCCCGAGCGGCCCTTGCGGCGCATAGGCTGGTGCAGCGGCGGCGCGCAAGATTATTTCGAGGCCGCCATCGCCGCTGGGGTCGATGCCTTCATCACCGGTGAACTCTCGGAGCCCCAAACCCATCTGGCGCGCGAATGCGGCGTGGCCTACTTGGCCTGTGGCCACCACGCCACCGAGCGCTACGGCGCGCCCGCACTGGGGGCGGCGGTGGCGGCCGAGTTGGGCCTGACGCACCAGTTCATTGACGTCGACAGCCCCGCATGA
- a CDS encoding cytochrome b gives MAAEYKEISPSAPAGEQLLNWIDNRFPLSKLYKEHLSEYYAPKNLNFWYFFGSLALLVLVIQIISGIFLVMHYKPDATLNAAGVPVAFASVEYIMREVEWGWLIRYIHSTGASFFFIVVYMHMFRGLIYGSYRRPRELIWLFGCGILLVMMAIAFTGYLLPWGQMSFWGAAVIVNLFAAIPIIGPDLALLIRGDFVVGDATLNRFFSLHVIALPLVLLGLVVAHIIALHEVGSNNPDGIEIKKLKDASGKPVDGIPFHPYYSVHDLMGVGVFLMIFSAVVFFAPSGGGFFLKYTNLIPADPLVTPAHIAPVWYFAAYYSMLRAVTTEFMYVLTAAVWLAAFHGIFRAGFGTQGKALVLGGAVVGSLMMLGLDAMFWGVVIMGAAVVILCFLPWLDRSPVASIRYRPTWNKYLYGAFVINFFILTYFGVLPPSNISTRFSQFGTLFYLGFFLLMPWWSRWGDFKPVPSRVTFTPH, from the coding sequence ATGGCAGCCGAATACAAGGAAATCTCCCCCAGCGCCCCAGCAGGTGAGCAACTGCTCAACTGGATCGACAACCGCTTCCCCCTGAGCAAGCTCTACAAAGAGCATTTGTCTGAATACTACGCCCCCAAGAACCTCAATTTCTGGTACTTTTTCGGCTCGCTGGCGCTGCTGGTGCTGGTGATCCAGATCATTTCCGGCATCTTCCTGGTGATGCACTATAAGCCCGACGCCACGCTCAACGCCGCCGGGGTGCCGGTGGCTTTTGCCTCGGTCGAGTACATCATGCGCGAAGTCGAGTGGGGCTGGCTGATTCGCTACATCCACTCCACCGGGGCCTCGTTCTTCTTCATCGTGGTCTATATGCACATGTTCCGTGGCTTGATCTACGGTTCCTATCGGCGCCCGCGCGAGCTGATTTGGCTGTTTGGTTGCGGCATTCTGCTGGTGATGATGGCGATTGCCTTCACCGGCTACCTGCTGCCTTGGGGTCAGATGTCGTTCTGGGGTGCGGCGGTGATCGTCAACCTGTTCGCGGCCATTCCCATCATCGGCCCCGATCTGGCGCTGCTCATCCGCGGCGACTTCGTGGTCGGCGACGCCACCCTGAACCGCTTCTTCAGCCTGCACGTGATCGCCCTGCCGCTGGTGCTGCTGGGGTTGGTGGTGGCGCACATCATCGCGCTGCACGAAGTGGGCTCCAACAACCCCGACGGCATCGAGATCAAGAAGCTCAAAGACGCCTCTGGCAAGCCGGTCGATGGCATTCCCTTCCACCCCTACTACTCGGTGCACGACCTGATGGGTGTGGGTGTGTTCCTGATGATCTTCTCGGCGGTGGTGTTCTTTGCGCCTTCCGGTGGCGGCTTCTTCCTCAAATACACCAACCTGATTCCGGCCGATCCGCTGGTCACGCCAGCGCACATCGCCCCGGTCTGGTACTTTGCGGCCTACTACTCCATGTTGCGCGCCGTCACCACCGAATTCATGTACGTGTTGACGGCAGCCGTCTGGCTGGCGGCCTTTCATGGCATCTTCCGCGCCGGCTTTGGCACCCAAGGCAAAGCGCTGGTGCTGGGTGGCGCCGTCGTGGGGTCGCTCATGATGCTGGGCCTGGACGCCATGTTCTGGGGCGTGGTCATCATGGGTGCGGCCGTTGTGATCTTGTGCTTTTTGCCTTGGCTGGACCGCTCGCCCGTGGCTTCGATCCGCTACCGTCCGACGTGGAACAAATACCTCTACGGCGCGTTCGTGATCAATTTCTTCATTTTGACTTACTTTGGGGTGTTGCCTCCCTCAAACATTAGCACCCGTTTTTCGCAGTTTGGAACCTTGTTCTACCTCGGGTTTTTCCTGCTGATGCCGTGGTGGAGCCGCTGGGGCGATTTCAAGCCGGTGCCCAGCCGCGTAACGTTTACCCCTCACTGA
- a CDS encoding cytochrome c1, with the protein MKKWIVAALLALGLVSGATAAPTSFPNDQAPDLSNDLEALQRGAHLFVNYCLSCHSASFERYKRFKELGLTERQIRDNLMFTGERVGDLMQAAISPADAKVFWGKAAPDLTMITRSRAGSGGTDYIYTLLRSYYRDDTVAHGWNNKAFPAIAMPNPLWYLQGERRPVMQTVSNPDGSSSEVFAGWEQVTPGTQSPEEFDRSVAELVAFLDWLAEPAKDQRQTLGIFVLLFLAGFTVLAWRLNKEYWKDIK; encoded by the coding sequence ATGAAAAAATGGATTGTGGCTGCCCTGTTGGCACTCGGATTGGTTAGCGGGGCTACCGCCGCGCCTACCAGTTTTCCCAACGATCAGGCCCCTGATTTGAGCAACGATTTGGAAGCGCTGCAACGCGGTGCCCACCTGTTCGTCAACTACTGCCTGAGTTGCCACTCGGCCTCTTTCGAGCGCTACAAGCGCTTCAAAGAGTTGGGCCTGACCGAGCGCCAGATTCGGGATAACCTCATGTTCACCGGCGAGCGCGTGGGCGACCTCATGCAAGCCGCCATCAGCCCGGCCGATGCCAAGGTGTTCTGGGGCAAGGCCGCACCCGACCTGACCATGATCACGCGCTCACGCGCGGGCTCGGGTGGGACCGATTACATCTACACCCTGCTGCGTTCCTACTACCGCGACGACACCGTCGCGCACGGCTGGAACAACAAGGCCTTCCCAGCCATCGCCATGCCCAACCCCTTGTGGTATTTGCAAGGCGAGCGCCGCCCCGTGATGCAGACCGTGTCCAACCCGGACGGCAGCAGCAGCGAAGTGTTTGCCGGCTGGGAGCAAGTCACACCCGGCACCCAAAGCCCCGAAGAATTTGACCGCTCGGTGGCTGAGTTGGTGGCTTTCCTTGACTGGTTGGCTGAACCCGCCAAAGATCAACGCCAGACCTTGGGTATTTTCGTGCTGCTGTTCTTGGCGGGTTTCACCGTCTTGGCTTGGCGCCTGAACAAGGAATACTGGAAAGACATCAAGTAA
- the rpmA gene encoding 50S ribosomal protein L27, with the protein MAQKKGGGSTRNGRDSQPKMLGVKVFGGQAISAGAIIVRQRGTKFHPGTGTGIGKDHTIFATVDGTVGFAVKGALNRKVISVEATKVPESV; encoded by the coding sequence ATGGCACAGAAAAAAGGCGGCGGCTCAACCCGTAACGGCCGCGACTCACAACCCAAGATGCTGGGCGTCAAGGTCTTTGGCGGCCAAGCTATCTCGGCCGGCGCGATCATCGTGCGCCAGCGTGGCACCAAATTCCACCCCGGCACCGGCACCGGCATCGGCAAAGACCACACCATTTTTGCCACCGTCGATGGCACGGTGGGTTTTGCTGTCAAGGGCGCACTGAACCGCAAGGTGATCAGCGTCGAGGCGACGAAAGTGCCCGAGTCGGTCTGA
- a CDS encoding DUF3149 domain-containing protein, which translates to MDAWIELFSTTYGVLSIVTILSVIVLMAWFLRYFLTKIDESDREEKQRQKLGQKQSPQGRPSGQA; encoded by the coding sequence ATGGACGCTTGGATTGAATTGTTTTCCACCACCTACGGTGTGCTGAGCATCGTCACGATCCTCAGCGTGATCGTCTTAATGGCTTGGTTCTTGCGTTATTTTCTCACCAAGATAGACGAGTCGGATCGCGAAGAAAAACAGCGCCAAAAGCTGGGTCAGAAACAAAGTCCCCAAGGTCGCCCCTCGGGCCAAGCCTGA
- a CDS encoding CNP1-like family protein — MLAALAPAQAQFLTEGEQWQEESVPPAPPFSTQGLVPFEVGVDSPLRFGLVPDTLQLGADGVIRYVVVAQSTSGAVNVMHEGLRCRTQEMRTYARWSPTQLPLPAPFASEAGQWRSAGETRWQGWRDHAAGRPAWALARAGLCDGAAPNGRPAQMLQALRQNPPLR; from the coding sequence TTGTTGGCGGCCTTGGCCCCCGCGCAGGCCCAATTTTTGACCGAAGGCGAGCAGTGGCAGGAAGAATCGGTTCCCCCGGCGCCCCCTTTTAGCACCCAAGGCTTGGTGCCCTTCGAGGTCGGTGTGGATTCGCCGCTGCGCTTTGGCTTGGTGCCCGATACGCTGCAACTCGGCGCCGACGGCGTGATTCGCTACGTGGTGGTGGCCCAAAGCACGAGCGGCGCGGTCAACGTGATGCATGAGGGTCTGCGCTGCCGCACCCAAGAGATGCGCACCTACGCGCGCTGGTCGCCCACGCAACTGCCACTGCCCGCCCCTTTTGCTTCCGAGGCCGGCCAGTGGCGCAGCGCCGGCGAGACCCGCTGGCAAGGCTGGCGCGACCACGCGGCAGGCCGTCCGGCTTGGGCGCTGGCGCGTGCGGGTCTGTGCGACGGCGCCGCCCCCAACGGCCGCCCGGCGCAGATGCTGCAAGCGCTGCGCCAAAACCCCCCGCTGCGCTGA
- a CDS encoding glutathione S-transferase N-terminal domain-containing protein, with amino-acid sequence MMVLYSGTTCPFSHRCRFVLFEKGMDFEIRDVDLYNKPEDIALMNPYAQVPILVERDLILYESNIINEYIDERFPHPQLMPGDPVERARVRLFLLNFEKELFVHVSVLENRSLKSGDKSIDKARSHIRDRLTQLAPVFLKNKFMLGDNFSMLDVSIAPLLWRLDHYGIELSKNAAPLLKYAERIFSRPAYIEALTPSEKVMRK; translated from the coding sequence ATGATGGTTTTGTATTCAGGCACCACCTGCCCGTTCTCGCATCGCTGCCGTTTCGTGCTGTTTGAAAAAGGCATGGACTTTGAAATCCGCGACGTCGATTTGTACAACAAGCCAGAAGACATCGCGCTCATGAACCCGTACGCGCAGGTGCCGATTCTGGTCGAGCGCGACCTGATCCTGTACGAGTCCAACATCATCAACGAGTACATCGACGAGCGCTTCCCGCACCCGCAGCTGATGCCGGGTGACCCGGTCGAGCGGGCCCGGGTGCGCTTGTTTTTGCTCAACTTTGAAAAAGAGCTGTTCGTCCACGTTTCGGTGCTGGAAAACCGCAGCCTCAAAAGCGGCGACAAGTCGATCGACAAAGCCCGCAGCCACATCCGGGACCGCCTGACCCAGTTGGCCCCGGTGTTCCTGAAAAACAAATTCATGTTGGGCGACAACTTCTCGATGCTCGACGTGTCGATTGCGCCGCTGCTGTGGCGCCTCGATCACTATGGCATCGAACTGAGCAAGAACGCGGCACCGCTGCTCAAGTATGCCGAGCGCATTTTCTCGCGCCCGGCCTACATCGAGGCGCTCACGCCGTCCGAAAAAGTGATGCGCAAATAA
- the proB gene encoding glutamate 5-kinase, with product MDPARPAPDWRVTEAAVAERLRAARRIVVKVGSSLVTNEGRGLDEAAIGQWSVQLSTLVGQGRELIMVSSGAIAEGMKRLGWAVRPKALNELQAAAAVGQMGLVQMYESKLRQLGLRSAQVLLTHADLADRERYLNARSTLLTLLAHRVLPVINENDTVVTDEIKFGDNDTLGALVANLVEADLLVILTDQKGLYSADPRKQADARFIAAARAGDPELEAMAGGAGSRIGTGGMITKILAAKRAARSGASTVIAWGRDPDALLRLLEGEPIGTCLLSDTPKLQARKQWMADHLQLRGAVRVDAGAATKIVQEGKSLLPIGMTAVEGDFVRGDVIALRAPDGSELARGLANYSAAEARLLCRKASADFERLLGYAAEAEMIHRDNLVLTSRSG from the coding sequence ATGGATCCAGCCCGCCCAGCGCCCGATTGGCGTGTCACCGAAGCCGCCGTGGCCGAGCGCTTGCGCGCAGCGCGCCGCATCGTGGTCAAGGTCGGCTCCAGCCTCGTCACCAACGAGGGGCGCGGGCTCGACGAAGCCGCCATCGGCCAGTGGAGCGTGCAGCTCAGCACCCTGGTGGGGCAAGGGCGTGAGCTGATCATGGTCAGCAGCGGCGCCATTGCCGAGGGCATGAAGCGCTTGGGCTGGGCGGTGCGCCCCAAAGCCCTCAACGAGCTGCAAGCTGCGGCGGCGGTGGGCCAGATGGGGCTGGTGCAGATGTACGAGAGCAAGCTGCGCCAGCTCGGGCTGCGCAGCGCGCAGGTGCTGCTCACGCACGCCGACCTGGCCGACCGCGAGCGCTACCTGAATGCGCGCTCGACCCTGCTCACGCTGCTGGCGCACCGGGTGCTGCCGGTGATCAACGAGAACGACACCGTGGTCACCGACGAGATCAAGTTCGGCGACAACGACACCTTGGGCGCGCTGGTGGCCAACTTGGTCGAGGCCGACCTGTTGGTGATCCTGACCGACCAAAAAGGGCTCTACAGCGCCGACCCGCGCAAACAAGCGGATGCGCGCTTCATCGCGGCGGCGCGCGCCGGCGACCCGGAGCTCGAAGCCATGGCCGGCGGGGCTGGTTCACGCATCGGCACCGGCGGCATGATCACCAAAATTTTGGCCGCCAAGCGCGCGGCGCGGTCGGGTGCCAGCACCGTGATCGCTTGGGGGCGCGATCCCGACGCGCTGCTGCGCCTGCTCGAAGGCGAGCCGATCGGCACCTGCCTGTTGTCCGATACACCCAAGCTGCAGGCGCGCAAGCAGTGGATGGCGGACCATTTGCAACTGCGCGGGGCGGTGCGGGTGGATGCCGGGGCCGCCACCAAGATCGTGCAAGAGGGCAAGAGCCTGCTACCGATCGGCATGACGGCGGTCGAGGGCGATTTTGTGCGCGGCGACGTGATCGCGCTGCGCGCACCCGATGGCAGCGAGCTGGCGCGCGGCCTAGCCAACTACAGCGCCGCCGAAGCGCGCCTGCTGTGCCGCAAGGCTTCGGCGGATTTCGAGCGCCTGCTGGGCTACGCCGCCGAAGCCGAGATGATCCACCGCGACAACCTGGTGCTCACCAGCCGCAGCGGCTGA
- the petA gene encoding ubiquinol-cytochrome c reductase iron-sulfur subunit encodes MSEATVDNGRRVWLISTCAMGGVGAAAVAVPFVSSFQPSARARAAGASVEVDISRLQPGEKMVVEWRGRPVWVLYRTPEMIASLEVVEPRLADPQSERRVFPTPEYALNRHRSIKPQYLVAVGVCTHFGCSPTSRFTPGDQPGLPNDWPGGFFCPCHGSAFDLSGRVFANMPAPDNLEIPPHQYLTDTMLLVGEDQQA; translated from the coding sequence ATGAGCGAAGCCACCGTTGACAACGGTCGCCGTGTTTGGCTGATTTCCACCTGCGCCATGGGCGGCGTGGGGGCAGCAGCGGTCGCCGTTCCATTCGTCAGTTCCTTCCAGCCCTCGGCGCGCGCCCGCGCCGCCGGTGCCTCGGTCGAGGTCGATATTTCCCGTCTTCAACCAGGCGAGAAAATGGTGGTTGAGTGGCGCGGCCGCCCGGTCTGGGTTTTGTACCGCACGCCCGAGATGATCGCCTCGCTGGAGGTGGTCGAGCCGCGACTGGCCGACCCGCAATCCGAGCGCCGCGTGTTTCCCACGCCCGAGTACGCGCTCAACCGGCACCGCTCGATCAAGCCCCAATATTTGGTGGCGGTGGGCGTATGCACCCACTTCGGTTGTTCACCCACTTCCCGCTTCACTCCGGGCGACCAGCCGGGTCTGCCCAACGATTGGCCGGGCGGCTTTTTCTGCCCTTGCCACGGTTCGGCTTTCGATCTCTCGGGGCGCGTGTTTGCCAACATGCCTGCCCCCGACAACCTCGAAATCCCTCCCCATCAATACCTGACCGACACCATGCTGTTGGTGGGTGAAGACCAACAAGCCTGA
- the rplU gene encoding 50S ribosomal protein L21, whose translation MYAVIKTGGKQYRVAVGEKLKVEQIAADVGQEIVIDQVLAVGSGDSIQVGTPLVSGATVTATVVSHGRGDKIRIFKMRRRKHYQKRQGHRQNFTELQIGSIQA comes from the coding sequence ATGTACGCGGTCATAAAAACCGGCGGCAAGCAGTATCGCGTTGCCGTTGGCGAAAAACTTAAAGTAGAACAGATTGCTGCGGACGTGGGTCAAGAAATCGTGATCGATCAGGTGTTGGCCGTCGGCAGCGGCGACAGCATCCAGGTTGGCACGCCCTTGGTCAGCGGCGCAACGGTCACAGCCACTGTGGTCTCGCACGGTCGTGGCGACAAAATCCGCATCTTCAAGATGCGCCGTCGCAAGCACTACCAGAAGCGTCAAGGCCATCGGCAAAACTTCACCGAGCTGCAGATCGGCTCGATCCAAGCTTAA
- a CDS encoding ClpXP protease specificity-enhancing factor, producing MSQDPLPSTRPYLIRALHEWCSDNGFTPHLVVAVDATVRVPREFVQDGKIVLNSSYEATSNLQLGNETIEFKARFGGVPRDVQVPIDHVLAIFAHENGHGMAFEAPAPLQQSEDEGTRVGLKVVEADATGSEQIPESGDSEAPSDPPKPGGSPTGRPALRRVK from the coding sequence ATGAGTCAGGACCCACTCCCCTCCACCCGGCCGTACCTGATTCGCGCCCTGCACGAGTGGTGCAGCGACAACGGCTTTACGCCCCATTTGGTGGTGGCGGTCGATGCCACCGTGCGCGTGCCACGAGAGTTCGTTCAGGACGGAAAAATCGTTCTCAACTCTAGCTACGAGGCCACCAGCAACCTGCAATTGGGCAACGAGACGATCGAGTTCAAGGCCCGCTTTGGCGGGGTGCCGCGCGATGTGCAAGTGCCAATTGACCATGTGCTGGCCATTTTTGCCCATGAAAATGGACACGGGATGGCGTTCGAAGCGCCCGCGCCGCTGCAGCAGAGCGAGGACGAGGGCACCCGCGTGGGTTTAAAAGTGGTCGAGGCCGACGCCACTGGGTCTGAGCAAATCCCGGAGTCGGGCGACTCCGAGGCACCATCGGATCCCCCCAAGCCTGGTGGCAGCCCCACCGGCCGGCCAGCCCTGCGGCGCGTGAAGTAG
- a CDS encoding RNA pyrophosphohydrolase — protein MLDRDGFRPNVGIILLNQKNQVFWGKRIRTHSWQFPQGGIDRGESPEQAMFRELHEEVGLKPEHVSIVARTRDWLRYEVPDRYIRREARGHYKGQKQIWYLLRLLGGDWLLNLRASSHPEFDAWRWHDYWVPLDVVVEFKRGVYEMALTELARHLPADGRPRSARFPTRPRGSLAANDLMPPHMELPPGAVFDPIPQFEGSIQTPIHTDRSSTP, from the coding sequence ATGCTTGACAGAGACGGCTTTAGGCCGAACGTCGGCATCATTCTGCTCAACCAGAAGAACCAAGTGTTCTGGGGCAAACGCATCCGCACCCACTCTTGGCAATTTCCGCAAGGCGGCATCGACCGGGGCGAATCCCCCGAGCAGGCCATGTTCCGCGAGTTGCACGAAGAGGTCGGACTCAAGCCCGAGCATGTGAGCATCGTGGCCCGCACACGAGACTGGTTGCGCTACGAGGTGCCGGACCGCTACATCCGCCGCGAGGCGCGCGGTCACTACAAGGGCCAGAAACAGATCTGGTATTTGCTGCGTCTGCTCGGCGGCGACTGGCTGCTCAACTTGCGTGCCAGCAGCCACCCCGAGTTCGACGCCTGGCGCTGGCACGACTACTGGGTGCCGCTGGACGTGGTGGTGGAATTCAAACGCGGCGTCTATGAAATGGCGCTCACCGAGCTGGCGCGGCATTTGCCCGCGGACGGGCGCCCGCGCAGCGCTCGCTTCCCAACGCGCCCGCGCGGCAGCTTGGCGGCCAACGACTTGATGCCCCCGCACATGGAGCTCCCCCCCGGCGCCGTTTTCGACCCCATCCCCCAGTTTGAGGGCAGCATACAAACGCCCATTCACACCGATCGATCCTCCACCCCATGA
- the pdxA gene encoding 4-hydroxythreonine-4-phosphate dehydrogenase PdxA: MIGSRPIAISMGDPAGVGPELIAQVFRLRPDWSSRCVVVADLAVMRRATALTGGLLALAPLEHWQQAAGLPPRCLPLLALPPMAELPPLGQVSAVAGRAAHAAIERATQAVLQGEAAALVTAPIHKGAWHAAGVAYPGHTELLQALTAAHLGLRSEQVPVRMMLSNAELHTVLVSIHVPLRAAIECVTQAQVLQTLHLTHRHFSEVLGRLHCRIAVAGLNPHAGEGGLFGREEIEHIAPAIKAARAAGIDAHGPFAPDTVFMRARRGEFDVVLAMYHDQGLIPVKYLGLEQGVNTTLGLPFVRTSPDHGTAFDLAGSGRADPSSFLAALEAALKAVST; this comes from the coding sequence ATGATCGGTTCACGCCCGATCGCCATTTCTATGGGCGACCCGGCCGGCGTCGGGCCGGAGCTGATTGCGCAGGTGTTTCGCTTGCGGCCCGATTGGTCCAGCCGCTGCGTGGTGGTGGCCGACTTGGCCGTGATGCGCCGCGCCACGGCCCTGACCGGCGGCCTGCTGGCGCTGGCGCCGCTCGAGCACTGGCAGCAGGCCGCCGGGTTGCCACCGCGCTGCCTGCCGCTGCTGGCCTTGCCGCCTATGGCCGAGTTGCCGCCGCTGGGCCAAGTCAGCGCCGTGGCCGGGCGCGCGGCCCATGCGGCCATCGAGCGGGCCACCCAAGCGGTTTTGCAGGGTGAAGCCGCCGCGCTGGTCACGGCCCCCATTCACAAAGGGGCGTGGCACGCCGCCGGCGTGGCTTACCCCGGCCACACCGAGCTGCTGCAGGCGCTCACCGCGGCGCACCTAGGCCTGCGCAGCGAGCAAGTGCCGGTGCGCATGATGCTCTCCAACGCCGAGTTGCACACGGTGCTGGTCAGCATCCACGTGCCCTTGCGCGCCGCCATCGAGTGCGTTACCCAAGCGCAGGTGCTGCAAACCCTGCACCTGACGCATCGGCATTTTTCCGAGGTATTGGGCCGACTCCATTGCCGCATCGCGGTGGCGGGACTGAACCCCCATGCCGGCGAGGGCGGGCTGTTTGGGCGCGAAGAAATCGAGCACATCGCGCCTGCCATCAAAGCGGCGCGGGCGGCGGGCATCGACGCCCACGGCCCCTTTGCGCCCGACACGGTTTTCATGCGCGCGCGCCGGGGCGAGTTCGATGTGGTGCTGGCCATGTACCACGACCAAGGCCTGATCCCGGTTAAGTACCTAGGGCTGGAGCAGGGCGTCAACACCACCTTGGGCTTGCCTTTCGTGCGCACCAGCCCAGACCACGGCACCGCCTTCGATTTGGCGGGCAGCGGCCGTGCCGACCCGTCTAGCTTCTTGGCCGCGCTCGAGGCGGCGCTGAAGGCGGTCTCCACCTGA